In one Bradyrhizobium sp. 4 genomic region, the following are encoded:
- a CDS encoding TauD/TfdA family dioxygenase, translated as MSSLAGKQGPRYRHATDDGVPYETIAVEKLTPIIGAEISGVDIGKLVSDDARSNRQMDEVHRALAENLVIFFRDQTITPQQHLAFGRKFGELHFHPAAPHEDEDPALMKIYADANSPRANGEGWHSDVSCDLEPPMGSILYIKRCPPRGGDTLFANMYAAYEALSDRMKAYVDGLTALHDGEPIYRGLYANYGVADRPSYPSAEHPVVRTHPVTGRKALYVNRGFTRHINGIPRDESDAMLAYLYQHAENPLFQCRFRWTENAIAFWDNRCTQHRAMWDYWPHTRSGTRVTVKGERPV; from the coding sequence ATGAGCTCACTCGCCGGCAAGCAGGGTCCGCGCTATCGCCACGCGACGGACGACGGCGTGCCGTACGAGACCATCGCGGTCGAAAAGCTCACCCCGATCATCGGCGCGGAAATCTCCGGCGTCGACATCGGTAAGCTCGTTTCCGACGATGCCCGCTCCAACCGCCAGATGGACGAGGTCCATCGCGCGCTCGCCGAAAACCTCGTCATCTTCTTCCGCGACCAGACCATCACGCCACAACAGCATCTCGCCTTCGGCCGCAAGTTCGGTGAGCTGCATTTCCATCCTGCCGCGCCGCATGAGGATGAAGACCCGGCGCTGATGAAGATCTATGCGGATGCGAACTCGCCGCGCGCCAACGGTGAGGGTTGGCATTCCGACGTGTCCTGCGATCTCGAGCCGCCGATGGGCTCGATCCTCTACATCAAGCGGTGCCCGCCGCGCGGCGGCGACACGTTGTTTGCCAACATGTACGCAGCCTACGAGGCGCTGTCGGACCGGATGAAGGCCTATGTCGACGGGCTGACCGCGCTGCATGACGGCGAGCCGATCTATCGCGGGCTCTACGCCAATTACGGCGTCGCCGACCGCCCGTCCTATCCGAGTGCCGAGCATCCCGTGGTGCGCACGCATCCGGTCACGGGCAGGAAGGCGCTCTACGTCAACCGCGGCTTCACCCGCCACATCAACGGAATCCCGCGCGACGAGAGCGATGCGATGCTTGCCTATCTTTACCAGCACGCCGAGAATCCGCTGTTCCAGTGCCGCTTTCGCTGGACCGAGAATGCCATCGCCTTCTGGGACAACCGCTGCACCCAGCACCGCGCCATGTGGGACTACTGGCCGCACACACGCTCGGGGACGCGCGTGACGGTGAAGGGAGAGAGGCCGGTGTGA
- the ispG gene encoding flavodoxin-dependent (E)-4-hydroxy-3-methylbut-2-enyl-diphosphate synthase: MNKLENTIDSDIAGPAPRHHTTKVKVGDVTVGGGAPIVVQSMTNTDTADIDGTIAQVAALARAGSELVRITVDREEAAAAVPHIRDGLLKLGLTTPLIGDFHYIGHKLLAAYPACAEALAKYRINPGNVGFKDKRDTQFADIIEIANKNSKPVRIGANWGSLDQELLTRLMDENTASANPRDARAVMREAMVQSALLSAARAEELGMPKDRIILSAKVSAVQDLIAVYEVLASRSDYAIHLGLTEAGMGTKGIVASSAALGILLQQGIGDTIRISLTPEPGGDRTREVQVGQELLQTMGFRTFVPLVAACPGCGRTTSTTFQELAQSIQGFIRDEMPTWKTKYPGVEELNVAVMGCIVNGPGESKHANIGISLPGTGEAPAAPVFVDGKKFRTLRGPTISADFKALVIDYIEQRYGQGAKVPVTAAE, encoded by the coding sequence ATGAACAAGCTCGAAAACACCATCGATTCCGACATCGCGGGGCCTGCGCCGCGTCATCACACCACCAAGGTCAAGGTCGGCGACGTTACCGTCGGCGGCGGTGCGCCGATCGTCGTGCAGTCGATGACCAACACCGACACAGCCGATATCGACGGCACCATTGCCCAGGTCGCAGCGCTCGCCCGCGCCGGTTCCGAGCTGGTCCGCATCACCGTCGACCGCGAGGAGGCGGCAGCTGCCGTTCCGCATATCCGCGACGGCCTGCTCAAGCTCGGTCTCACCACGCCCCTGATCGGCGACTTCCACTATATCGGCCACAAGCTGCTCGCGGCCTATCCGGCCTGCGCCGAGGCGCTCGCCAAATATCGCATCAATCCCGGTAATGTCGGCTTCAAGGACAAGCGCGACACCCAGTTCGCCGACATCATCGAGATCGCCAACAAGAACAGCAAGCCGGTCCGCATCGGCGCCAATTGGGGCTCGCTCGACCAGGAGCTGCTGACCAGGCTGATGGATGAGAACACCGCCTCGGCCAATCCGCGCGATGCGCGCGCGGTGATGCGCGAAGCCATGGTGCAGTCGGCGCTGCTCTCGGCGGCACGCGCCGAAGAGCTCGGCATGCCCAAGGACCGCATCATCCTGTCGGCCAAGGTCTCGGCGGTGCAGGATCTGATCGCGGTCTACGAGGTTCTCGCCAGCCGTTCCGATTACGCCATCCATCTCGGCCTCACCGAAGCCGGCATGGGCACCAAGGGCATCGTGGCGTCCTCGGCGGCGCTCGGCATCCTGTTGCAGCAGGGCATCGGCGACACCATCCGGATATCGCTGACGCCGGAGCCCGGCGGCGACCGCACCCGCGAGGTGCAGGTCGGTCAGGAACTCTTGCAGACCATGGGCTTCCGCACCTTCGTGCCCCTCGTTGCGGCGTGCCCCGGCTGCGGCCGCACCACCTCGACCACTTTCCAGGAGCTGGCCCAATCGATCCAGGGTTTCATCCGCGACGAGATGCCGACCTGGAAGACGAAATATCCCGGCGTGGAAGAGCTCAACGTCGCGGTGATGGGCTGCATCGTCAACGGCCCCGGCGAATCCAAGCACGCCAATATCGGCATCTCGCTGCCGGGCACGGGCGAAGCGCCGGCTGCCCCGGTGTTCGTCGACGGCAAGAAGTTCCGCACCCTGCGCGGCCCGACCATCTCCGCCGACTTCAAGGCGCTCGTGATCGACTACATCGAGCAGCGCTACGGCCAGGGCGCCAAGGTGCCGGTGACCGCGGCGGAGTAG
- a CDS encoding DMT family transporter, whose amino-acid sequence MSSPQIIPSAGRPLSAGAIALMLMLCLTWGFNQIAVKLVLPDIPPMLQATFRSMGALPVLFIIGSLRGVKFFERDGTWKPGVIAGLMFGIEFVLIFQGLRFTPASRAVVFLYTAPFFVALGSYQVLGERLGGTQWLGLAISFAGVALAIGVPQPNVDSHVLLGDLMIVGGAALWAATTLVAKGTRLRFAAPEKALGYQVATSIPILGLAAWLFGETIPHTPSPLSLGLMAFQAIWVVGTTFTLWFALVKTYSASKLSAFTFITPLFGVVGSYFIMHDTLNLTFGAAAVLVIAGLFLVNRPSQSAAAPRDALLNVTKT is encoded by the coding sequence ATGTCCTCACCTCAAATCATACCGTCCGCCGGTCGTCCCCTCAGTGCCGGCGCCATCGCCCTGATGCTCATGCTGTGCCTGACCTGGGGATTCAACCAGATCGCGGTGAAACTGGTGCTGCCGGACATCCCGCCGATGCTTCAGGCCACGTTCCGCTCGATGGGCGCGCTGCCGGTGCTGTTCATCATCGGCAGCTTGCGCGGCGTTAAATTCTTCGAACGCGACGGCACCTGGAAGCCGGGCGTCATCGCCGGACTGATGTTCGGCATCGAGTTCGTGCTGATCTTTCAGGGCCTGCGTTTCACACCGGCATCGCGGGCGGTCGTGTTCCTCTACACCGCGCCGTTCTTCGTTGCGCTCGGCTCCTACCAGGTGCTCGGCGAGCGACTTGGCGGGACGCAATGGCTGGGGCTCGCCATCAGCTTTGCCGGCGTCGCACTCGCGATCGGCGTGCCGCAGCCCAACGTCGATTCGCATGTTCTGCTCGGCGACCTCATGATCGTCGGCGGCGCCGCGCTGTGGGCGGCGACCACGCTGGTTGCCAAGGGCACCCGGCTGCGCTTCGCCGCGCCCGAGAAGGCGCTGGGCTACCAGGTCGCGACCTCGATCCCGATCCTGGGGCTGGCGGCCTGGCTGTTCGGGGAGACCATCCCCCACACCCCGTCGCCGCTGTCGCTGGGCCTGATGGCCTTCCAGGCGATCTGGGTGGTGGGAACCACGTTCACGCTTTGGTTCGCGCTGGTGAAGACCTATTCGGCCAGCAAATTGTCGGCTTTTACCTTCATCACCCCTTTGTTTGGCGTGGTGGGTAGCTATTTCATCATGCACGACACGCTGAACCTGACATTCGGGGCTGCCGCCGTCCTTGTCATTGCTGGGCTTTTTCTGGTTAACCGTCCCAGTCAATCCGCTGCGGCGCCGCGCGATGCATTGCTGAACGTCACCAAAACCTGA
- a CDS encoding transcriptional repressor translates to MTLAKPAFPAPDHDHGRCTADALAHAEAVCGERAQKFTPIRRHVLGALLSSHRPLGAYEVIDELAKSMPRPAPITVYRALDFLMANGLVHRIESRNAYLACAAHDHDATSAVTFLICERCGLVGEIPSASFARDLNAAARSSGFAPKLSVVEITGVCAHCQKAA, encoded by the coding sequence ATGACCCTCGCAAAACCGGCATTTCCCGCGCCCGACCACGATCACGGCCGCTGCACCGCGGATGCGCTGGCGCATGCCGAGGCCGTCTGCGGAGAGCGCGCGCAGAAATTCACGCCGATACGCCGCCATGTGCTGGGGGCGCTGCTCTCGAGCCACCGGCCGCTCGGCGCCTATGAGGTGATCGACGAGCTGGCAAAGTCGATGCCGCGGCCCGCGCCGATCACGGTCTATCGTGCTCTCGATTTCTTGATGGCCAACGGCCTCGTGCACCGCATCGAAAGCCGCAACGCCTATCTCGCCTGCGCCGCTCACGACCACGACGCGACCTCGGCGGTGACGTTCCTGATCTGCGAGCGCTGTGGCCTGGTCGGTGAGATTCCGTCGGCTTCCTTCGCCAGGGATCTCAACGCCGCCGCGCGCAGCTCAGGCTTCGCTCCCAAATTGTCCGTGGTGGAAATCACGGGCGTTTGTGCGCATTGTCAGAAAGCTGCATAG
- a CDS encoding MarR family transcriptional regulator, with protein sequence MSPGPVDQNFLFTLAELYRLLRVYADKEASRFGITRAQWAVLAKVERSEGMKQSELAELLEVQPITLTRLIDKLCDSDWIERRNDPSDRRVKRLYLKKAGRQLLGRMSGLKSELTANALDGITPADAHRLLTQLETIKENVRSAIQTSGAEQARKEQRYG encoded by the coding sequence ATGAGCCCAGGGCCCGTGGACCAGAACTTCCTGTTTACGCTCGCCGAGCTCTATCGCCTGCTCCGGGTCTATGCCGACAAGGAAGCCTCGCGCTTCGGCATCACCCGCGCGCAATGGGCGGTGCTGGCCAAGGTCGAGCGCAGCGAAGGCATGAAGCAGTCGGAACTCGCCGAGCTTCTCGAGGTGCAGCCGATCACGCTAACGCGCCTGATCGACAAGCTCTGCGACAGCGACTGGATCGAGCGACGCAACGATCCTTCGGATCGCCGCGTCAAGCGGCTGTACCTGAAGAAGGCCGGGCGGCAATTGCTCGGGCGGATGAGCGGGCTGAAATCCGAGCTCACGGCCAACGCACTCGACGGCATCACTCCGGCGGACGCCCACCGCCTCCTCACCCAACTCGAGACAATCAAGGAAAACGTGCGGTCCGCGATCCAGACCAGCGGAGCGGAACAAGCGCGTAAGGAGCAGCGCTATGGCTGA
- a CDS encoding HlyD family secretion protein, which translates to MADQVLKFQPEQKIDGGKPTKKAGTNPRRRLLAGLRRYRRVLLLVVLPIVVAVAGFTFYLNGGRYVGTDDAYVGAQKVLVTPDISGKIQKVVVKEGQIVKHGDELFEIDPAPFRHALEEAKAQLAQARITYDNLVANIKIYGDMLNLAQQGMDLKQRDVERKQSLVKNNYGSQLDLDNASNALVTAGAQAQYIKQQLSNAKTQLLGNPELPLEQFPAYAQAKAKLDDAQRNLDHTVLRAPMDGVATQVEQIQLGRYVAAGTPVFSIIDVAHPWVDANPKESDLTYVTEGQPVTLEVDAFPSHLFKGKIGSLSPGTGAQFAILPPQNASGNFVKVVQRVPIRIYFDETDKYVRKLKAGMSVYATIDTGHRRSLAGLLGLSATASQDKDSDKD; encoded by the coding sequence ATGGCTGATCAGGTTCTCAAGTTCCAGCCCGAGCAGAAAATCGACGGCGGCAAGCCCACCAAGAAAGCCGGCACCAATCCGCGCCGCCGCCTGCTGGCGGGCCTGCGCCGCTACCGCCGCGTGCTGCTTCTGGTCGTGCTGCCGATCGTCGTCGCGGTGGCCGGCTTCACCTTCTATCTCAATGGCGGCCGCTATGTCGGCACCGACGATGCCTATGTCGGCGCGCAGAAAGTGCTGGTGACCCCCGATATCTCCGGCAAAATCCAGAAGGTCGTCGTCAAGGAGGGCCAGATCGTCAAGCACGGCGACGAGCTGTTCGAGATCGACCCCGCTCCGTTCCGTCACGCATTGGAAGAAGCCAAAGCGCAACTCGCCCAAGCCCGCATCACCTATGACAATCTCGTTGCCAACATCAAGATCTACGGCGACATGCTCAATCTCGCCCAGCAGGGCATGGACCTGAAGCAGCGCGACGTCGAACGCAAGCAGTCGCTGGTGAAGAACAATTACGGCTCGCAGCTCGATTTGGACAACGCGTCGAATGCATTGGTGACCGCCGGCGCGCAGGCGCAATACATCAAGCAGCAACTCTCCAATGCCAAGACCCAGTTGCTGGGCAATCCCGAGTTGCCGCTTGAGCAATTCCCCGCCTACGCGCAAGCGAAAGCCAAGCTGGACGATGCCCAGCGCAACCTCGACCACACCGTGCTGCGCGCGCCGATGGATGGCGTGGCAACACAAGTCGAGCAGATTCAGCTCGGCCGCTACGTCGCCGCCGGCACGCCGGTGTTCTCCATCATCGACGTCGCCCATCCCTGGGTCGACGCCAATCCGAAGGAGAGCGACCTCACCTACGTCACCGAAGGACAGCCGGTCACGCTCGAGGTTGATGCCTTTCCGAGCCATCTCTTCAAGGGCAAGATCGGCTCGCTCTCGCCCGGCACCGGCGCGCAATTCGCGATTCTGCCGCCGCAGAACGCCAGCGGCAATTTCGTCAAGGTGGTGCAGCGCGTGCCGATTCGCATCTATTTCGACGAGACCGACAAATACGTGCGCAAGCTGAAGGCCGGCATGAGCGTCTACGCCACCATCGACACCGGCCACCGGCGCTCGCTCGCCGGCCTGCTCGGCCTGTCGGCGACCGCGAGCCAAGACAAAGATTCGGACAAAGACTGA
- a CDS encoding MDR family MFS transporter, with the protein MSGPNAHLMVPGLRRNMVTICAMTATIMQALDTTIANVALPYMQGTLSASQDQINWVLTSYIVAAAIMTAPVGWIANRFGRKRIFIICSAGFTMASVLCGLAQDINQMVLFRLLQGVFGAALVPLSQSVMLDYYTLQERAKAMSIWGMGVMMGPIMGPSLGAWLTETYSWHWVFFVNLPFGAITVIGLIIFMDETRKDLSLRFDWFGFAALAVAIGSLQLALDRGEQLGWLESGEILAEFIVSAVAFYFFIAHSFTTSTPFIRFALFRDRNFVTGCMFMVVMGLVLFSTMALASPYMQNVIGYPIITAGLLLASRGFGTFFAMMLVGRMMRYIEARTLIITGLTLTAGSLFQMTGWTDLTQVPEIVTVSVIQGFGFGLVFVPLSTVAFLTLSNELRTDGTAMLTLMRNVASSVGISVVIAQLTQGTRKTYAILSENINPFNHALQMPNVSGMINLSTDAGRAMADRMVSVQSQIIAFAHDYQLVMFFILCTIPLALFIGSTKATLRKQAAGPEHAVME; encoded by the coding sequence ATGTCCGGCCCCAATGCCCATTTGATGGTTCCCGGCCTGCGCCGGAACATGGTGACGATCTGCGCCATGACGGCAACCATCATGCAGGCGCTGGATACCACCATCGCCAACGTCGCCCTGCCCTATATGCAGGGCACGCTGTCGGCTTCGCAGGACCAGATCAACTGGGTGCTGACCTCCTACATCGTCGCCGCCGCGATCATGACGGCACCGGTGGGCTGGATCGCCAACCGCTTCGGCCGCAAGCGCATCTTCATCATCTGCTCGGCCGGCTTCACCATGGCATCGGTGCTGTGCGGGCTTGCGCAGGACATCAACCAGATGGTGCTGTTCCGCCTGCTGCAGGGCGTGTTCGGCGCGGCCCTGGTACCATTGTCGCAATCGGTGATGCTCGACTATTACACGCTCCAGGAACGCGCCAAGGCGATGTCGATCTGGGGCATGGGCGTGATGATGGGGCCGATCATGGGTCCCTCGCTCGGCGCCTGGCTGACCGAGACTTATTCCTGGCACTGGGTGTTCTTCGTCAATTTGCCGTTCGGCGCCATCACCGTGATCGGGCTGATTATCTTCATGGACGAGACCCGGAAGGATCTCAGTCTCAGGTTCGACTGGTTCGGCTTCGCGGCGCTGGCGGTCGCGATCGGCTCGCTTCAGCTCGCGCTCGACCGCGGCGAGCAATTGGGCTGGCTCGAATCGGGTGAGATCCTTGCCGAGTTCATCGTCTCGGCCGTCGCTTTCTACTTCTTCATCGCGCACTCCTTCACGACCTCGACGCCGTTCATCCGCTTCGCGCTCTTCAGGGATCGCAACTTCGTCACCGGCTGCATGTTCATGGTCGTGATGGGTCTCGTGCTGTTCTCGACCATGGCGCTGGCCTCGCCCTACATGCAGAACGTGATCGGCTATCCCATCATCACCGCGGGCCTGCTGCTGGCGAGCCGCGGCTTTGGCACCTTCTTCGCCATGATGCTGGTCGGCCGCATGATGCGTTACATCGAGGCCCGCACGCTGATCATCACCGGCCTGACGCTGACCGCGGGATCGCTGTTCCAGATGACCGGCTGGACCGATTTGACCCAGGTGCCGGAGATCGTGACCGTCAGCGTCATCCAGGGCTTCGGCTTCGGCCTCGTCTTCGTGCCGCTATCGACGGTGGCGTTCCTGACCTTGTCGAACGAACTGCGCACCGACGGCACCGCGATGCTGACCCTGATGCGCAACGTCGCGAGCTCGGTGGGCATTTCCGTCGTCATCGCCCAGCTGACGCAGGGCACGCGCAAGACCTACGCGATCCTGTCCGAAAACATCAACCCGTTCAACCACGCGCTCCAGATGCCCAACGTCAGCGGCATGATCAATCTGTCCACCGATGCCGGCCGCGCCATGGCCGACCGCATGGTCAGCGTGCAGTCGCAGATCATCGCGTTTGCGCACGACTACCAGTTGGTGATGTTCTTCATCCTCTGCACCATCCCGCTCGCTTTGTTCATCGGCTCGACCAAGGCCACCCTGCGCAAACAGGCGGCGGGGCCGGAACATGCGGTGATGGAGTAA
- a CDS encoding ecdysteroid 22-kinase family protein, giving the protein MTRDRGIVVMTPPQLPAVVEPAQLTAALRRSGVLDAGAVREVKVLHQHPAMVSQVIRLGLRYVGESAGAPPSVILKMPHPTYAKALANSGRQEVAFYTHLAPNMPSQIVPRCYDGHFDEESQDWHLLLEDLTDSHDVAADWPLPPSRDQAMAIVTALARWHASWWDHPGLGDTIGTWMSLDDTASLIETFAGHYDRFADLLGDRLSEERRTLYRRFIDKAEQLLQRYHSHRHVTIAHGDAHTWNFLLPRAGIADAVRIFDFDHWRINVPTHDLAYMIATQWYPERRQALERPLLNRYHEMLMAHGVSGYTRGALDQDYRRSVLWHITKPVWQWSINIPPVIWWNNLERVMMAVEDLGCEELL; this is encoded by the coding sequence GTGACGCGGGACAGGGGCATCGTGGTTATGACACCTCCACAATTGCCAGCGGTCGTTGAGCCCGCCCAGCTGACGGCTGCGCTGCGCAGGAGTGGCGTACTGGACGCTGGCGCGGTGCGCGAAGTGAAGGTGCTGCATCAGCACCCGGCCATGGTGTCGCAGGTCATCCGCCTTGGGCTGCGCTATGTCGGGGAATCCGCCGGGGCACCGCCCTCCGTCATCCTCAAGATGCCGCATCCGACCTACGCCAAGGCGTTGGCCAATTCCGGTCGGCAGGAAGTGGCCTTCTACACTCATCTTGCGCCGAATATGCCGTCGCAGATCGTGCCGCGCTGCTACGATGGTCATTTCGACGAGGAGAGCCAGGACTGGCATCTGCTGCTCGAAGATCTCACCGACAGCCATGACGTTGCAGCTGACTGGCCATTGCCGCCCTCACGCGATCAGGCGATGGCGATCGTAACGGCGCTCGCCCGCTGGCATGCATCTTGGTGGGACCATCCGGGTCTCGGCGACACCATCGGCACCTGGATGAGCCTTGATGATACGGCGAGTCTGATAGAGACATTCGCCGGCCATTACGACCGCTTCGCCGATTTGCTTGGTGATCGCCTCAGTGAGGAGCGGCGGACCCTGTATCGGCGCTTCATCGACAAGGCCGAGCAACTGTTGCAACGCTACCATTCACATCGCCATGTGACCATCGCTCACGGCGATGCCCATACCTGGAATTTCCTGCTGCCACGCGCGGGCATCGCTGACGCTGTGCGCATTTTCGATTTCGATCATTGGCGCATCAACGTTCCTACCCACGACCTTGCCTATATGATTGCGACGCAATGGTATCCAGAGCGCCGGCAGGCGCTCGAACGCCCGCTGCTCAATCGCTATCACGAGATGCTGATGGCGCACGGTGTCAGCGGCTACACGCGCGGCGCGCTCGACCAGGACTATCGGCGGTCGGTGTTGTGGCACATCACCAAGCCAGTCTGGCAGTGGAGCATCAACATCCCGCCGGTGATCTGGTGGAATAATCTGGAGCGGGTGATGATGGCGGTCGAGGATTTAGGCTGCGAGGAGCTTTTGTAA
- a CDS encoding methyl-accepting chemotaxis protein, with amino-acid sequence MKIRLSLSSAIIAFGIVLAIGFTAVVSTSLYALKELKVGGPLYSDIKLGNDLIADILPPPEYVIEAYLEATLAMREPDQLAAHGERLVQLRKDYDERKAFWVTSSLSADLKTALVSKSDAEVQKFWKLLSDQLLPALKAKDTAASERAYAQLKDAYTAHRAVIDSIVESANKQNADMEKLAADRDSSMLYILLGVSAAVLAFIAAGLLGVALGVMRPIVRMTSTMQKLATGDLAADIPFAHRQDEVGSMAGALLVFKQAAVENSRLREEQLQKAQEAALAKRGALHQMAETVERETGRSVDTASAATQGVERAASSLSEIARSLSTQSQAVAAASNQALGSSQTVSAAAEELSASIREIATQVARTSTVTKSAVAGREQARSTIQTLAGSVKKIAEVSDLIGGIAGQTNLLALNATIEAARAGEAGRGFAVVAAEVKSLSDQTAKSTEEIARLIAEIQASTQAAVDAVETMGGHIVEIDGVATSVAAAMEEQDAATREITRSISESASAAKEVSAKIGDVSRDAASVNERAAEVRQAIAGMAANLEQLRSVVVRTVRDSTAAA; translated from the coding sequence ATGAAAATTCGCCTTTCGCTTTCTTCCGCAATCATTGCTTTCGGCATCGTTCTGGCGATCGGTTTCACCGCCGTGGTCTCCACCAGCCTTTACGCCTTGAAAGAGCTCAAGGTCGGCGGCCCGCTCTATTCCGACATCAAGCTCGGCAATGATCTCATCGCGGACATCCTGCCGCCGCCGGAATATGTGATCGAGGCCTATCTCGAGGCCACGCTGGCCATGCGCGAGCCCGACCAGCTGGCGGCCCACGGCGAACGCCTGGTCCAGCTCCGCAAGGACTACGACGAGCGCAAGGCATTCTGGGTCACCTCCAGCCTCTCGGCCGACCTGAAAACGGCCCTGGTGTCGAAATCCGACGCCGAGGTGCAGAAGTTCTGGAAGCTGTTGTCCGACCAGCTCCTCCCCGCACTCAAGGCCAAGGACACGGCCGCTTCCGAGCGCGCCTACGCGCAGCTCAAGGACGCCTACACCGCGCACCGTGCCGTCATCGACAGCATCGTCGAGAGCGCCAACAAGCAGAATGCCGACATGGAGAAGCTGGCCGCGGACCGCGACAGCTCCATGCTTTATATCCTCCTCGGCGTCTCCGCCGCCGTCCTCGCCTTCATTGCGGCGGGCCTGCTCGGCGTCGCCCTCGGCGTGATGCGCCCGATCGTGCGCATGACCAGCACGATGCAAAAGCTCGCGACCGGCGATCTCGCCGCCGACATCCCTTTCGCGCACCGGCAGGACGAAGTCGGCTCGATGGCGGGCGCACTCCTGGTGTTCAAGCAGGCGGCGGTCGAGAATTCCCGCCTGCGCGAGGAGCAGTTGCAGAAGGCGCAGGAGGCGGCGCTCGCCAAGCGCGGCGCCCTGCACCAGATGGCCGAAACCGTCGAGCGCGAGACCGGCCGCTCGGTCGACACCGCGAGCGCCGCGACGCAAGGCGTGGAGCGTGCCGCCTCCAGTTTGTCCGAGATCGCAAGGTCGCTCTCGACACAATCGCAGGCGGTCGCAGCCGCCTCCAACCAGGCTCTCGGCAGCTCGCAGACCGTCTCGGCCGCGGCTGAAGAACTCAGTGCTTCGATCCGCGAGATCGCAACCCAGGTCGCGCGGACCAGCACGGTGACGAAATCGGCGGTCGCCGGTCGGGAACAGGCGCGCTCGACCATCCAGACGCTGGCCGGATCGGTGAAGAAGATCGCAGAGGTCTCCGACCTCATCGGCGGCATCGCCGGCCAGACCAATCTGCTGGCACTCAACGCCACCATCGAGGCGGCGCGCGCCGGGGAGGCCGGCCGTGGCTTCGCGGTGGTCGCCGCCGAAGTGAAATCCCTCTCCGACCAGACCGCCAAATCCACCGAGGAGATCGCGCGGCTGATTGCCGAGATCCAGGCCTCGACGCAGGCCGCAGTCGATGCCGTCGAAACCATGGGAGGTCACATCGTCGAGATCGACGGCGTTGCCACCTCGGTTGCCGCCGCGATGGAAGAGCAGGACGCGGCGACGCGAGAGATCACGCGGTCGATCTCCGAATCAGCTTCCGCGGCCAAGGAGGTCTCGGCCAAGATCGGTGATGTCAGCCGCGACGCCGCCTCCGTGAACGAGCGCGCCGCGGAGGTCAGACAGGCGATCGCCGGCATGGCGGCCAATCTCGAACAGCTCCGGTCGGTCGTGGTCCGGACGGTGCGCGACTCGACAGCGGCGGCTTGA
- the pcaG gene encoding protocatechuate 3,4-dioxygenase subunit alpha — protein sequence MQDNGITPSQTVGPFFKYGLTPTGEYAWNDAFTNSTLTPDVTGDRIRIEGRVFDGDGVVVPDVMLEIWQADGQGRFADPQDKRALPNASFRGFARCGTDKDGNYSFETIKPGAVPDPDGKPQAPHILLAVFGRGMLRHLYTRIYFSDEAGNAADPVLAVVPADRRATLTAVREASKPVYRLDLRLQGDNETVFFDV from the coding sequence GTGCAGGACAATGGGATCACGCCGTCGCAGACCGTCGGCCCGTTCTTCAAATACGGCCTGACGCCGACCGGCGAGTATGCCTGGAACGACGCGTTCACCAACTCGACGCTGACGCCCGACGTCACCGGCGATCGGATCCGGATCGAGGGCCGCGTGTTCGACGGCGATGGCGTCGTTGTGCCCGATGTCATGCTGGAGATCTGGCAGGCCGACGGGCAGGGGCGCTTTGCCGATCCGCAGGACAAACGCGCGCTGCCGAATGCGAGCTTCCGCGGCTTTGCCCGCTGCGGCACGGACAAGGACGGCAATTATTCCTTTGAAACCATCAAGCCGGGTGCGGTGCCCGATCCCGACGGCAAGCCGCAGGCACCGCATATCCTGCTTGCGGTGTTTGGCCGCGGCATGCTGCGGCATCTCTACACCCGCATCTATTTCAGCGACGAGGCCGGCAATGCCGCCGATCCCGTGCTGGCGGTGGTGCCCGCCGACCGTCGCGCCACGCTGACGGCCGTGCGCGAGGCCAGCAAGCCGGTGTACCGGCTCGACCTGCGGCTTCAGGGCGACAACGAGACGGTGTTTTTCGACGTGTGA